A genomic window from Pseudogulbenkiania sp. MAI-1 includes:
- a CDS encoding carbohydrate kinase family protein yields the protein MSILVCGSLAYDTLLSFEDRFDRHILPDHLHKISTTFRVPSMRREFGGCSGNIAYNLAMLGERPLVMGAVGEDFAPYRAHLTRLGVDDRHIRVIPGQYTAQCFIISDCDGNQLMAFHPGSMDHATVNHLSDVDTPVEIAIVAPSGYHGCLQHCRELAEAGIPFVFDPGQELPLFSREELRALVEMASYVTLNDYEAELMRERAGLTLDDIRRQVRALIVTRGAQGSEIHAGDTVHRIPRAEPEQPPVDPSGCGDAYRAGLLYGIKHGLDWELTGRLANLLGAIKVASLGAQNHFFDWALLKERYRAAYNEAWPD from the coding sequence ATGTCCATACTCGTTTGCGGATCGCTTGCCTACGATACCCTGCTGTCGTTCGAAGACCGCTTCGACCGGCATATCCTGCCGGACCATCTGCACAAGATTTCCACCACCTTTCGCGTGCCGTCGATGCGCCGCGAGTTCGGCGGCTGCTCCGGCAACATCGCCTACAACCTCGCCATGCTGGGCGAGCGGCCGCTGGTGATGGGCGCGGTGGGCGAGGACTTCGCCCCCTATCGCGCACACCTGACGCGCCTCGGCGTGGACGACCGCCATATCCGTGTCATTCCCGGCCAGTATACCGCGCAATGCTTCATCATCAGCGATTGCGACGGCAACCAGCTGATGGCCTTCCACCCCGGTTCGATGGACCACGCCACCGTCAATCATCTGAGCGACGTCGATACCCCCGTGGAAATCGCCATCGTCGCCCCCTCCGGCTACCATGGCTGCCTGCAGCATTGCCGTGAACTGGCCGAGGCCGGCATCCCCTTCGTGTTCGATCCCGGCCAGGAACTGCCGCTGTTCTCGCGCGAGGAGCTGCGCGCGCTGGTGGAAATGGCGAGCTACGTCACGCTCAACGATTACGAGGCCGAACTGATGCGCGAGCGCGCCGGTCTCACATTGGACGACATCCGCCGCCAGGTGCGGGCGCTGATAGTCACGCGTGGCGCCCAGGGCTCGGAAATCCACGCCGGCGACACCGTGCACCGGATTCCGCGCGCCGAACCGGAACAGCCGCCGGTCGACCCTTCCGGCTGCGGCGACGCCTACCGCGCCGGCCTGCTGTACGGCATCAAGCACGGCCTGGATTGGGAGCTCACCGGCCGGCTCGCCAACCTGCTGGGCGCCATCAAGGTCGCCAGCCTCGGCGCGCAGAACCACTTCTTCGATTGGGCCTTGCTGAAGGAGCGTTACCGGGCGGCCTATAACGAAGCATGGCCGGATTAG
- a CDS encoding TlpA disulfide reductase family protein, whose amino-acid sequence MTSTLLSLGRTVLLLCATLLTMQPAAANPALERARFTDLAGKSAALSQYKGKVTVVNFWATWCVPCRQEMPMLNAVRERLAQRGVEVVGVALDDRVSVGNYLRTTRVSYPIVLGDSSTLDLMRAIGNPAGGLPYTVVLDRSGKQVAKLVGLLSEKTLLQAVEPHL is encoded by the coding sequence ATGACCTCTACCCTGCTTAGCCTCGGCCGCACCGTGCTGCTGCTGTGCGCCACCCTGCTGACGATGCAGCCCGCCGCCGCCAACCCGGCGCTGGAACGCGCGCGCTTTACCGACCTTGCCGGCAAAAGCGCCGCGCTCAGCCAATACAAGGGCAAGGTCACGGTGGTGAACTTCTGGGCCACCTGGTGCGTGCCGTGCCGCCAGGAGATGCCGATGCTCAACGCGGTGCGCGAGCGGCTGGCGCAACGCGGCGTCGAGGTGGTGGGCGTGGCGCTCGACGACAGGGTCTCGGTCGGCAATTACCTGCGCACCACCAGGGTGAGCTACCCCATCGTGCTGGGCGACAGCAGCACGCTCGACCTGATGCGCGCCATCGGCAATCCGGCCGGCGGCTTGCCCTACACCGTGGTGCTGGACCGCTCCGGCAAGCAGGTCGCCAAGCTGGTCGGCCTCTTGTCGGAGAAGACCCTGCTGCAGGCGGTGGAACCCCACCTCTGA
- the gshB gene encoding glutathione synthase: MKILFIADPLDHFKIYKDTTFAMMEEAARRGHALAVAEARQLSVEGGRLLVDARGLTLTGDKDDWYRLADVQRQPLTAFSAVIMRKDPPFDMEYLYASQLFTLAEAQGVKVFSSGQALRDYNEKLAILHFPDCIAPTLISGESARLRAFVRQHQDVILKPLDSMGGDSIFRVTPDDPNLSVILETITQHETRTVMAQRFIPEIRDGDKRILVIDGEPVDYCLARIPMAGETRGNLAAGGRGEARELTARDREIVAVVGPELKRRGILFAGLDVIGDYLTEVNVTSPTCFREIMDQTGINVAGLYLDALERRCAH; this comes from the coding sequence ATGAAAATCCTGTTCATCGCCGACCCGCTGGACCACTTCAAGATCTACAAGGACACCACCTTCGCCATGATGGAGGAGGCGGCGCGGCGCGGTCACGCGCTGGCGGTGGCCGAAGCGCGCCAGCTATCGGTGGAGGGCGGCCGGCTGCTGGTCGACGCGCGCGGCCTGACGCTGACCGGGGACAAGGACGACTGGTACCGCCTCGCCGACGTGCAGCGCCAGCCGCTCACCGCCTTCAGCGCGGTGATCATGCGCAAGGACCCGCCGTTCGACATGGAATACCTGTACGCCTCGCAGCTGTTCACGCTGGCCGAGGCGCAGGGTGTCAAGGTGTTCAGCAGCGGCCAGGCGCTGCGCGACTACAACGAAAAGCTCGCCATCCTGCACTTCCCCGACTGCATAGCCCCGACGTTGATCTCCGGTGAGTCGGCACGCCTGCGCGCCTTCGTGCGCCAGCACCAGGATGTCATCCTGAAGCCGCTCGACAGCATGGGTGGCGACAGCATCTTCCGCGTCACCCCAGACGACCCCAACCTGTCGGTGATCCTGGAAACCATCACCCAGCACGAGACCCGCACCGTGATGGCGCAGCGCTTCATCCCGGAAATCCGCGACGGCGACAAGCGCATCCTGGTGATCGACGGCGAACCGGTGGACTATTGTCTGGCGCGCATTCCGATGGCCGGCGAGACGCGCGGCAACCTGGCCGCCGGCGGTCGCGGCGAAGCGCGCGAGCTGACCGCGCGCGACCGCGAGATCGTGGCGGTGGTGGGGCCGGAGCTGAAGCGGCGCGGCATCCTGTTCGCCGGCCTCGACGTCATCGGCGACTACCTCACCGAAGTCAACGTCACCAGCCCCACCTGCTTCCGCGAGATCATGGACCAGACCGGCATCAACGTCGCCGGGCTGTACCTGGACGCGCTGGAGCGGCGGTGCGCGCACTGA
- the gshA gene encoding glutamate--cysteine ligase: MTVPYLSTALKGPLLELESRILSAQPHIEHWFRSQWHAHKVPFYGSVDLRNSGFKLAPVDMNLFPGGFNNLNPEFTPLAVQAATSAVEKVCPQAKNILLIPENHTRNTFYLQNVAALVHIFEQAGLKVRLGSLNPEITAPTELVAANGAPVLLEPIERRGNRLVLADGFSPCVVLLNNDLSAGVPDVLKNLEQTLLPPLHAGWAVRRKTHHFKAYDQVAAEFAQLISIDPWLINPYFGATKGLDFQSRQGEEALADSVSGLLDKIRLKYREYGITHDPFVIVKADAGTYGMGVMSVKSPDEVIGLNRKARNKMAVVKEGLEVSEVIVQEGVYTFETVNAAVAEPVVYMMDRFVIGGFYRVHTGRGVDENLNAPGMHFVPLSFESACLPDKNGNPDCPPNRFYSYGVISRLALLAASLELEATDPDNA; the protein is encoded by the coding sequence ATGACCGTTCCTTACCTGTCCACCGCCCTGAAGGGGCCGCTGCTCGAGCTGGAAAGCCGTATCCTCTCCGCCCAGCCGCATATCGAACACTGGTTCCGCAGCCAGTGGCACGCCCACAAAGTGCCGTTCTACGGCTCGGTCGACCTGCGCAACAGCGGCTTCAAGCTGGCCCCGGTGGACATGAACCTGTTCCCCGGCGGCTTCAACAACCTCAATCCGGAATTCACCCCGCTGGCGGTGCAGGCCGCCACCAGCGCGGTGGAAAAGGTCTGTCCGCAGGCCAAGAACATCCTGCTGATCCCGGAAAACCACACCCGCAACACCTTCTACCTGCAGAACGTGGCGGCACTGGTGCACATCTTCGAGCAGGCCGGCCTCAAGGTGCGGCTGGGCTCGCTCAATCCGGAGATCACCGCCCCCACCGAGCTCGTCGCCGCCAACGGCGCTCCGGTGCTGCTGGAGCCGATCGAACGGCGCGGCAACCGCCTGGTGCTGGCCGACGGCTTCAGCCCCTGCGTGGTGCTGCTCAACAACGACCTGTCGGCCGGCGTGCCGGATGTGCTGAAGAACCTGGAGCAGACGCTGCTGCCGCCGCTGCACGCCGGCTGGGCGGTGCGGCGCAAGACCCACCATTTCAAGGCCTACGACCAGGTGGCGGCCGAGTTCGCCCAGCTGATCTCGATCGACCCGTGGCTGATCAACCCCTACTTCGGTGCCACCAAGGGACTGGACTTCCAGTCGCGCCAGGGCGAGGAGGCGCTGGCCGACAGCGTGTCCGGCCTGCTCGATAAGATCCGCCTCAAGTACCGCGAGTACGGCATCACCCACGACCCCTTCGTGATCGTCAAGGCCGACGCCGGCACCTACGGCATGGGCGTGATGAGCGTGAAGTCGCCGGACGAGGTGATCGGCCTCAACCGCAAGGCGCGCAACAAGATGGCGGTGGTCAAGGAAGGGCTGGAAGTCTCCGAGGTGATCGTGCAGGAAGGCGTGTACACCTTCGAAACGGTCAACGCCGCGGTGGCCGAGCCGGTGGTGTACATGATGGACCGCTTCGTCATCGGCGGCTTCTACCGCGTGCACACGGGGCGCGGCGTCGACGAGAACCTCAATGCGCCGGGCATGCACTTCGTGCCGCTGTCGTTCGAGTCGGCCTGCCTGCCGGACAAGAACGGCAACCCCGACTGCCCGCCCAACCGTTTCTATTCCTACGGCGTGATCTCCCGCCTGGCGCTCTTGGCGGCCTCGCTGGAACTGGAAGCCACCGACCCCGACAACGCCTGA